From Gemmatimonadota bacterium, the proteins below share one genomic window:
- a CDS encoding phosphoribosylaminoimidazolesuccinocarboxamide synthase, producing the protein MGSDESRSSQLLGPKQDQSRHADARDIRPTSLERTELPLPLLARGKVRDVYAVGEDRLLLVATDRISALDFVLSPPVPGKGEVLTQLTAWWLAQLEEAEPHHLLSVDPDVITAQVPALQDSREVWTRRSMLVRRTRPLPIEWVVRGYISGSAWREYRRSGSLAGEPLPPGLVESQALEPAVLSPATKAAHGHDENIPYGRVEAQFGPELAAGLRRRSLALYAQGRERAEAAGIIIADTKFEFGVLPDGTALLIDEVLTPDSSRFWPRRSYSPGRPQPSLDKQPVRDYLERLRSDGRWNGAAPVPELPPDVVQTTARRYRQVFHQLTGCWPEE; encoded by the coding sequence ATGGGAAGCGACGAATCTCGATCGTCACAGCTCTTGGGACCCAAGCAGGATCAGTCCAGACACGCGGACGCTCGGGATATCCGCCCGACTTCCCTCGAGCGGACAGAGCTGCCCCTCCCCCTCCTCGCGCGCGGGAAGGTGCGCGACGTCTACGCCGTGGGGGAGGACCGCCTGCTGCTGGTGGCAACGGATCGGATCAGCGCCCTGGACTTCGTGCTCAGCCCGCCCGTCCCCGGAAAGGGGGAGGTGCTAACGCAGCTCACGGCGTGGTGGCTGGCGCAGCTCGAGGAGGCGGAGCCTCACCATCTGCTGTCGGTCGATCCCGACGTGATCACCGCCCAGGTGCCCGCCCTGCAGGACTCGCGGGAGGTCTGGACCCGCCGCTCGATGCTGGTGCGACGGACCAGGCCGCTCCCCATCGAGTGGGTCGTGCGCGGCTATATCTCCGGCTCGGCGTGGAGGGAGTACCGCCGCAGCGGCAGCCTGGCGGGCGAGCCGCTGCCGCCCGGACTAGTCGAGAGTCAGGCGCTCGAGCCCGCTGTCCTCTCACCCGCCACCAAGGCCGCCCACGGGCATGACGAGAACATCCCGTACGGGCGTGTCGAGGCGCAGTTCGGGCCGGAACTGGCTGCCGGGCTGCGCCGGCGCAGCCTCGCCCTCTACGCCCAGGGGCGCGAGCGCGCGGAGGCGGCAGGCATCATCATTGCCGACACGAAGTTCGAGTTCGGTGTGCTGCCCGACGGCACGGCGCTGCTGATCGATGAGGTGCTGACGCCCGATTCGTCCCGGTTCTGGCCGCGCCGGAGCTACTCGCCCGGCCGGCCCCAGCCCTCGCTGGACAAGCAGCCCGTGCGAGACTACCTGGAACGCCTCAGGTCAGATGGCCGATGGAACGGCGCCGCGCCGGTACCGGAGCTGCCGCCAGACGTGGTGCAGACCACGGCGCGCCGCTACCGGCAAGTTTTTCACCAGTTGACCGGCTGCTGGCCGGAAGAGTT